From Pedobacter indicus, a single genomic window includes:
- a CDS encoding ABC transporter permease — protein MKKLALGGLLIALSIISLFVGVADISLSDLLKSDAETILLFSISRIPRTVALILAGVGLSVCGLIMQQMTQNKFVSPTTAGTLDATKMGLLAALIFFPSVGFMGKMIFAFLFTFFASLLFLKIIQKIRFRNVVFVPLVGLMFGGILNSISTFVAVRLNIVQDTNAWMMGDFSSVLQGRYELIYLSLPAVLITYLYANKFTIVGMGEDFSKNLGLNYNAVMQIGLFCVSLTVSTVVITAGAIPFLGLVIPNIVSMMYGDNVRKTLPLIALFGAVFLLVCDIIGRVVIYPFEIPIGMMVGVIGGVIFLILLLRKK, from the coding sequence TTGAAAAAGCTTGCATTAGGCGGACTGTTAATAGCTCTGTCCATAATTTCTTTGTTTGTCGGCGTCGCTGATATTTCTCTGTCTGATTTGTTAAAGTCTGACGCAGAAACGATTCTGTTATTCTCGATAAGTCGTATTCCACGTACCGTCGCCCTGATACTAGCAGGGGTGGGGCTGAGCGTGTGCGGGTTGATTATGCAACAGATGACACAAAATAAGTTTGTGTCACCAACAACGGCGGGAACATTGGATGCCACGAAGATGGGCTTGTTAGCTGCTTTGATTTTTTTCCCATCGGTGGGTTTTATGGGGAAAATGATCTTCGCTTTTCTGTTTACTTTTTTTGCGAGTCTTTTGTTTTTGAAAATTATTCAGAAAATCCGCTTTAGAAATGTGGTGTTTGTACCATTGGTTGGTTTGATGTTCGGTGGTATCTTGAATTCAATTTCAACCTTTGTAGCTGTCCGTTTGAATATTGTGCAAGATACAAATGCGTGGATGATGGGGGATTTCTCAAGTGTTTTGCAAGGTCGCTATGAGTTGATCTATTTGAGTCTCCCAGCGGTTTTGATTACCTATTTATACGCAAACAAATTTACGATCGTGGGGATGGGCGAAGATTTTTCGAAAAATCTGGGATTAAACTATAACGCGGTAATGCAGATTGGATTGTTTTGTGTGTCACTCACCGTGAGTACGGTTGTTATCACAGCTGGTGCCATCCCATTTCTGGGTTTGGTGATACCGAATATCGTCAGCATGATGTATGGCGATAATGTGCGCAAAACGCTTCCGCTGATTGCGCTGTTTGGTGCTGTATTCTTGCTCGTTTGTGATATTATCGGCCGCGTCGTTATTTATCCTTTTGAAATT
- a CDS encoding NAD(P)/FAD-dependent oxidoreductase → MKTQTTGNHSYEVIIIGGSYAGLSAAMALGRSLRKVLIIDHETPCNKPTPHSHNFLTQDGKAPVVIANLAKEQVLAYNTVDIKTDLAINCTFGDNGFKVETKSGNIFHSKKILLATGIKDILPNIDGFAECWGKSIIHCPYCHGFEYRHKKTGILADGDAAMHHAQLVKNLTDKLSIFSNGRTNLTSEQLDLLIRNDVAVIETPIKKIKHQDGYIEHLIIEDGTMIELDALYARLPFEQHSDIPAKLGCKLDDHGFISVNKLQETSVEGVFAAGDNSSGMRSVANAVSTGNLAGAMINKKLCDESFV, encoded by the coding sequence ATGAAAACCCAAACAACAGGCAATCATTCATATGAAGTAATAATTATCGGTGGTAGTTACGCTGGACTCTCTGCAGCCATGGCGCTAGGCCGATCGCTACGAAAAGTCCTAATCATTGACCATGAGACTCCTTGTAACAAGCCGACTCCACACTCCCATAATTTCCTGACACAAGATGGGAAAGCCCCTGTTGTAATCGCCAATTTAGCCAAAGAGCAAGTTCTTGCGTATAACACTGTCGACATAAAAACCGATCTGGCAATAAATTGTACATTCGGCGACAATGGTTTCAAAGTAGAAACTAAATCAGGTAATATTTTCCATTCAAAAAAAATATTGCTGGCAACTGGCATTAAGGATATCCTACCAAACATTGACGGCTTTGCTGAATGCTGGGGCAAATCGATCATCCACTGCCCTTATTGCCATGGTTTTGAGTACCGTCATAAAAAAACAGGAATTCTAGCTGACGGAGATGCAGCCATGCATCATGCACAACTGGTCAAAAACCTGACAGATAAATTGAGTATTTTCTCTAATGGAAGAACAAATCTGACGAGCGAGCAATTGGATCTGCTAATACGAAACGACGTCGCTGTCATCGAAACCCCCATAAAAAAAATCAAACATCAAGACGGCTACATAGAACATCTCATTATAGAAGATGGTACAATGATCGAACTTGATGCTCTCTATGCCCGCCTTCCTTTTGAGCAGCACAGCGATATTCCAGCAAAATTAGGTTGCAAACTCGATGATCATGGATTTATTTCCGTAAACAAGCTCCAGGAAACCAGTGTCGAGGGTGTTTTCGCTGCTGGTGATAATTCATCGGGTATGCGCTCTGTTGCCAATGCGGTATCCACCGGCAACTTAGCTGGAGCGATGATCAACAAAAAACTCTGCGATGAAAGTTTTGTCTAA
- a CDS encoding DUF4091 domain-containing protein: MNKILTLIFLIASFTAQAQLKEYVQFQELEDPKPKDLASWKNFTSDAYSGFVSADEHFHRSSAPSESQISSTWEGKGWKGERVHTQALIWTAKALKDVTLTVDELTGPGLRTIPKENIRANFVRYVLTDHLGDLKSGCGIPAGLDTSLHADLIDDISSFSIEAQTSRPLWLSIDIPHNAQAGIYKGTLKISSADYRADLPFQVEVTDRTLPAASEWSFHLDLWQNPYSVARVYGVEPWSDKHFEVMKPIMTRLADAGQKSITATIIHDPWNSQTYDIYGSMIQWTKKKDGSWEYDYTNFDKWVEYMMDLGIDKFINCYSMIPWNLKFYYFDEASNSEQVLVAKPETEEYKAHWQNMLQDFARHLKRKGWFDKTTIAMDERPEKDMKAAIAIIKAADPNFLISMAGNYHPDLQADLIDYCVAYEQPITDDVIQERRAKGFTTTFYTCCAEPYPNTFTSSPYAEATWLSWHALNKGFDGYLRWAYNCWNEDPLRDSRFRTWAAGDTYLVYPGNRTSIRFERLREGIQDFEKAKILIEELKKSGDTETLKALETAINAFEAETLEQTPAAVTVNAAKAILNK; the protein is encoded by the coding sequence ATGAACAAAATTCTTACGCTAATTTTTCTAATCGCATCTTTTACTGCACAAGCCCAGTTAAAAGAATACGTACAATTTCAAGAACTTGAAGATCCTAAGCCGAAAGACTTAGCAAGCTGGAAAAACTTTACGTCCGACGCTTATAGCGGTTTCGTATCGGCTGATGAACACTTCCATCGCTCATCGGCACCTTCTGAATCACAGATATCATCTACTTGGGAAGGAAAAGGATGGAAAGGTGAGCGCGTACATACCCAGGCTCTTATCTGGACAGCGAAAGCCCTAAAAGACGTAACGCTGACGGTGGATGAACTAACCGGACCAGGTTTACGTACTATTCCCAAAGAAAACATACGCGCTAATTTTGTTCGTTATGTACTAACCGATCACTTAGGCGATTTAAAGTCAGGTTGCGGAATTCCTGCCGGACTAGATACCTCATTGCATGCAGACTTAATCGATGACATCAGCTCATTTTCAATAGAAGCTCAAACCAGCAGACCCCTTTGGCTCAGCATCGATATCCCCCACAATGCTCAAGCTGGAATCTACAAAGGCACATTAAAAATATCATCAGCTGACTACAGGGCCGACCTACCCTTTCAAGTAGAGGTAACCGACCGTACCCTGCCGGCAGCTAGCGAATGGTCCTTTCATTTAGACCTTTGGCAAAACCCGTACAGCGTAGCCCGTGTCTATGGAGTAGAACCTTGGAGTGACAAACATTTTGAAGTCATGAAACCCATTATGACACGTTTAGCGGACGCCGGACAAAAAAGCATTACTGCTACCATCATCCATGACCCATGGAACTCTCAAACCTATGATATCTACGGCAGCATGATCCAGTGGACCAAAAAGAAAGATGGTTCATGGGAGTATGATTATACAAATTTTGACAAATGGGTAGAATACATGATGGATTTAGGGATCGATAAATTCATCAACTGTTACAGCATGATCCCCTGGAACTTGAAGTTCTATTATTTTGACGAGGCTTCAAACAGCGAACAAGTTCTCGTAGCTAAACCCGAAACCGAAGAATACAAAGCCCACTGGCAAAACATGCTGCAAGATTTTGCGAGGCATTTAAAAAGAAAAGGCTGGTTCGACAAAACCACCATTGCTATGGACGAAAGACCAGAAAAAGATATGAAAGCCGCTATTGCAATTATTAAAGCTGCTGACCCAAATTTTCTTATTTCAATGGCTGGAAACTATCATCCAGATCTACAAGCAGACCTCATTGACTACTGTGTAGCTTATGAACAGCCTATTACGGATGACGTTATCCAAGAACGGAGAGCAAAAGGCTTTACCACTACCTTTTACACCTGCTGTGCGGAACCTTACCCAAATACCTTTACCTCTTCTCCGTACGCAGAAGCTACCTGGCTATCATGGCACGCTTTAAATAAAGGTTTCGATGGATATCTAAGGTGGGCTTACAATTGCTGGAACGAAGATCCTCTTCGCGACTCACGCTTCCGCACCTGGGCGGCCGGAGACACTTACCTGGTTTATCCCGGCAATCGTACATCCATTCGTTTTGAGAGACTAAGAGAAGGTATCCAGGACTTTGAAAAAGCAAAAATACTTATTGAAGAACTCAAGAAATCAGGAGATACCGAAACACTAAAAGCACTTGAGACTGCGATCAATGCCTTCGAGGCCGAAACGCTGGAGCAAACACCAGCTGCCGTGACCGTCAATGCTGCGAAAGCCATTTTAAACAAGTAG
- a CDS encoding site-specific integrase, with translation MRSTNTFGIHFVLRMSRGKNGKAAIYVRIVVNKSRSEIALKRLIDIADWNKVKGMAKPKNVELKALNSYLEETRGLLTSHYQEFIIKKQLVTADAIKNKYLGIVEQENTLQSLMEYHNLHMKEVLAYGTLKNYFTTVKYLKEFLLKQFKKPDIYLTELDYQFITQFEYFLRTYEPTDYHKGMANNGVMKHLERFRKMVRLAVRLGWIEKNPFELYKLRLQKVERDFLTSDELSKIEKKDFSVQRIQYAKDLFVFSCYTGIAYIDVMQLTPDNILLGTDGNRWIKTTREKTDTSVNVPILPKADAIIEKYKDNPRAIAHGTMFPVISNQKLNSYLKEVADLCGIKKNLTFHLARHTFATSVTLSNGVPIETVSKMLGHTTIRTTQIYAKVVEQKVSQDMANLRNRLEENEQNTLKVLNG, from the coding sequence ATGAGATCAACCAACACATTCGGAATTCATTTCGTTTTGAGAATGAGCCGTGGAAAAAATGGGAAGGCAGCAATTTATGTTCGTATCGTGGTAAACAAAAGCCGTAGTGAGATCGCCCTTAAACGATTAATTGATATCGCTGACTGGAACAAGGTAAAAGGGATGGCCAAACCGAAAAATGTAGAGCTGAAAGCCTTAAATAGTTATCTGGAAGAAACCCGGGGACTTCTTACCTCCCACTACCAGGAATTCATTATCAAGAAACAGCTCGTAACGGCTGATGCAATCAAAAACAAATACCTTGGAATTGTAGAGCAGGAAAATACACTTCAATCGCTGATGGAATATCATAATTTGCATATGAAAGAAGTGCTGGCGTATGGCACGCTCAAAAATTACTTCACCACGGTCAAATATCTCAAGGAGTTTTTACTGAAACAATTTAAGAAGCCAGATATCTATCTTACTGAATTGGATTACCAGTTCATTACCCAGTTTGAATATTTCCTGCGGACGTATGAACCGACCGATTATCACAAAGGGATGGCGAATAACGGCGTCATGAAGCACCTGGAACGGTTTCGTAAGATGGTCCGCCTAGCTGTGAGACTTGGCTGGATCGAAAAGAACCCATTCGAACTTTATAAACTTAGGTTGCAGAAGGTAGAGCGCGATTTTCTGACTAGCGATGAACTATCAAAAATTGAGAAAAAAGACTTCTCGGTTCAGCGGATTCAATACGCAAAAGACCTTTTTGTTTTCAGCTGCTACACCGGCATCGCCTATATAGACGTAATGCAGCTGACTCCGGATAATATTCTGCTGGGGACCGATGGAAATCGTTGGATTAAAACGACGCGTGAAAAAACCGACACTTCAGTGAATGTCCCGATCCTTCCAAAGGCCGATGCCATCATCGAAAAATACAAAGATAACCCCCGGGCAATTGCACATGGTACAATGTTTCCAGTGATTTCAAACCAAAAGCTAAACAGCTACCTAAAAGAAGTGGCCGACCTATGCGGCATCAAGAAGAACTTAACGTTCCACTTGGCGAGACACACCTTCGCTACGTCGGTGACTTTATCTAACGGAGTTCCTATTGAGACGGTCAGCAAGATGCTTGGACACACTACCATACGAACAACCCAGATTTATGCCAAGGTTGTTGAGCAGAAGGTCAGTCAGGATATGGCAAATCTTAGGAATCGGTTAGAGGAAAATGAGCAGAATACATTGAAAGTTTTAAACGGCTAA
- a CDS encoding ORF6N domain-containing protein translates to MENKKLIVPDEIVISKIYYIRDQKVMLDSDLAELYGIQTKRLNEQVNRNIDRFPEDFMFRLNEEEFQHLRSQFATSRWGGRRALPLVFTEHGVLMLSSVLNSKQAIEVNIQVMRIFTRIRQMLADNTEIRLEVEKIKNKLDNQDKNMEIVFKYLDELLEKQNQPKPPRKRIGFKPDDL, encoded by the coding sequence ATGGAAAATAAAAAGTTGATAGTACCCGATGAAATTGTGATCAGCAAGATTTATTACATCAGAGACCAGAAAGTCATGTTGGATAGTGACTTGGCAGAATTATACGGAATCCAGACCAAACGATTGAATGAACAGGTCAACAGAAATATTGACCGTTTCCCGGAGGACTTTATGTTCAGATTGAATGAGGAAGAGTTTCAGCACTTGAGGTCGCAATTTGCGACCTCAAGATGGGGTGGAAGAAGAGCGCTTCCTCTTGTATTTACCGAACATGGTGTATTGATGCTTTCTAGCGTATTGAACAGCAAACAAGCCATTGAGGTTAACATCCAGGTAATGCGGATTTTTACAAGAATACGTCAAATGCTAGCAGATAATACCGAGATACGTCTAGAAGTTGAAAAAATCAAAAACAAGCTGGATAATCAGGATAAAAACATGGAGATCGTTTTTAAATACCTTGACGAACTGTTGGAGAAGCAGAATCAACCTAAGCCACCGAGAAAACGGATCGGTTTCAAACCTGATGATCTTTAA
- a CDS encoding ADP-ribosyltransferase-containing protein, producing MSNLRALPQISKIVYHGTNAIFDRFDETKKGTNTGFPNTVHGFFFTEKEENAALFGNRIIKARIVIEKAIDLTIEGIFSEKNQASLIWEMLTGELRSEEDALTQLDENISLGELDELYDALNSEGSHHSMRKAGYDGIISSLGDDELEYIFFTAEQITLLS from the coding sequence ATGAGCAACCTTAGAGCACTACCCCAGATCTCAAAAATAGTTTATCACGGAACAAATGCAATATTCGACCGTTTTGATGAAACTAAGAAAGGAACTAATACCGGATTCCCCAATACAGTCCATGGATTCTTCTTTACCGAAAAGGAAGAAAATGCCGCACTATTTGGTAATAGGATTATCAAAGCACGAATCGTTATTGAAAAAGCAATTGACCTAACTATAGAAGGCATTTTTTCAGAGAAGAACCAAGCCTCGCTCATCTGGGAAATGCTGACAGGTGAATTGCGTTCAGAGGAAGATGCACTGACTCAATTGGATGAAAATATTTCCCTAGGTGAATTAGACGAATTGTATGATGCATTGAATTCCGAAGGAAGTCACCATTCGATGAGAAAAGCAGGATATGATGGCATAATCTCTTCGTTGGGCGACGATGAACTAGAATACATTTTTTTTACAGCGGAACAAATAACGCTGTTATCCTAA
- a CDS encoding TlpA family protein disulfide reductase encodes MDYIMKIKEKLTLSNIFTGIIVIFVLAMLLSPDFKGLMTQNLMKIGLFQPEVPKGPTDELAAGISANSKSEEILFKNPDGEIIELSDQKGKVVFINFWATWCPPCIAEMPSINKLYSEFRDNEKVMFLMVDVDNNRTSSQKFMDKKKFELPVYTPASSIPSSYMSGAIPTTLVLNKYGKVVFKHEGMGDFSNEEFKTFLTKLTIE; translated from the coding sequence ATGGATTATATAATGAAAATAAAGGAGAAGCTAACTCTCTCCAACATATTTACGGGAATCATAGTGATTTTCGTGCTCGCCATGCTGCTAAGTCCCGACTTTAAGGGTCTTATGACGCAGAATCTTATGAAGATTGGCTTATTCCAACCCGAAGTGCCCAAGGGACCGACAGATGAATTAGCTGCCGGAATTAGCGCCAACAGTAAAAGTGAAGAAATATTATTCAAAAACCCTGACGGTGAGATTATAGAATTATCTGACCAGAAAGGCAAAGTTGTCTTCATTAATTTCTGGGCAACATGGTGTCCACCATGCATTGCAGAAATGCCATCGATCAACAAGCTCTATTCTGAATTTCGCGACAACGAGAAAGTGATGTTCCTGATGGTAGACGTAGATAATAATCGCACCTCGTCCCAGAAGTTTATGGATAAAAAAAAGTTTGAATTACCGGTTTACACACCAGCCAGCTCCATCCCCTCTTCCTATATGAGTGGTGCTATCCCGACCACCCTGGTCTTAAATAAATACGGCAAAGTGGTTTTCAAGCATGAAGGAATGGGCGACTTTTCCAACGAAGAATTTAAGACTTTTTTGACTAAACTAACTATTGAGTAA
- a CDS encoding protein-disulfide reductase DsbD family protein, with protein MKRILSMFLLTVVGAVYANAQIYDPVKWKTTAEDIREDEANVVITATIEPGWHVYSQFIEEGGPIPTTFKFEEGNGYSLLGSVSESPKAISAFDPNFNMQIAWHKSKARFTQKIKLTKPKVKVSGTLEYMVCNDTNCLPPEEVSFEVLIDAATVASNAASKDKLKDTAFESDASGPGAAIETPDQNVLQTANEPGDSTRATESQPVADRSEQNDTLWGIFLAGLIGGFAAFLMPCIYPMVPLTTSFFTKRSGSRSSGIWNAVIYGISIIVIYVSLGMIVTLIFGASALNEAASSALFNLLFFAIIIVFAVSFLGAFEITLPSRFINKVDSKSDRGGLIGIFFMAFTLALVSFSCTGPIIGYLLVEAVSKGSLLGPAIGMLGFSVALAIPFIIFALFPSFLKEMPKSGGWLNTVKVSLGFLELALAFKFLSNVDLAYHWGILDREVFLSLWIVIFTLFGLYLLGQLKLSADDKGGIIGLPRLFFAMLIFSFTVYMVPGMWGAPLKGISAWLPPQPTQDFDLNKLTYGDFSEESKKNGESSGKKYADLFHAPHGLNAFYDYEEGLAYAKKVNKPALIDFTGWSCVNCRKMEASVWPDPSVLNQLKSDYVLISLYVDDKTELEESEKYTSEFSGKNISRIGQKWSDMQASVYGTNSQPYYVIVDHDGQKLVPPTAFDLNIGNYAEFLRKGTEAFEVYKNKN; from the coding sequence ATGAAGAGAATATTATCGATGTTCTTGTTGACAGTAGTAGGAGCAGTATATGCTAATGCGCAAATCTATGATCCCGTCAAATGGAAGACGACAGCTGAAGACATTCGAGAAGACGAGGCAAACGTAGTAATAACAGCAACCATAGAACCGGGTTGGCATGTATATTCCCAGTTCATTGAAGAAGGAGGCCCCATCCCCACCACGTTCAAATTTGAAGAAGGGAATGGTTATTCTTTACTCGGCTCTGTAAGCGAAAGCCCTAAAGCTATATCAGCTTTCGATCCTAATTTTAACATGCAGATTGCCTGGCATAAATCAAAGGCTCGCTTTACGCAAAAGATTAAGCTTACAAAGCCAAAGGTTAAAGTTTCTGGTACGCTCGAATACATGGTTTGTAATGACACCAACTGCCTTCCTCCGGAAGAGGTTTCCTTTGAGGTTCTGATAGATGCCGCTACCGTTGCGTCGAATGCGGCATCGAAGGATAAACTTAAAGACACAGCCTTCGAATCAGATGCTTCCGGCCCCGGAGCAGCAATAGAAACACCGGACCAAAATGTTCTGCAGACTGCAAATGAGCCAGGCGACTCTACTCGTGCTACAGAATCTCAACCGGTAGCTGATCGCTCAGAACAGAATGACACGCTTTGGGGTATTTTCCTCGCCGGCCTGATTGGTGGCTTTGCCGCTTTCCTTATGCCCTGTATTTATCCCATGGTGCCTTTAACGACATCATTCTTCACCAAACGAAGTGGCAGCCGATCAAGTGGAATCTGGAACGCTGTCATTTACGGCATTTCTATCATCGTCATATACGTGTCTCTAGGGATGATTGTGACCCTTATTTTTGGTGCCTCTGCCTTGAATGAGGCAGCCAGCAGCGCATTGTTTAACCTTCTTTTTTTTGCAATCATTATCGTCTTTGCCGTTTCCTTTCTGGGCGCCTTTGAAATTACCTTACCATCGCGTTTCATTAACAAAGTTGATTCTAAATCAGACCGTGGCGGATTAATTGGCATTTTCTTCATGGCCTTTACGCTGGCCCTGGTTTCGTTTTCGTGCACAGGGCCCATCATCGGCTATTTGCTGGTTGAGGCTGTATCCAAGGGTTCCCTTCTTGGGCCAGCTATTGGTATGCTGGGCTTTTCAGTCGCACTGGCTATTCCCTTCATTATTTTTGCTTTATTCCCATCCTTTCTAAAAGAAATGCCTAAATCGGGCGGCTGGCTGAATACAGTAAAAGTGTCTCTGGGATTTTTAGAACTGGCCTTAGCCTTTAAGTTTTTATCTAACGTTGACCTTGCCTATCATTGGGGCATACTCGACAGGGAGGTGTTTCTATCTCTCTGGATTGTCATCTTTACCTTATTTGGCCTTTACCTGTTAGGCCAGCTGAAGCTATCGGCCGATGATAAAGGAGGTATTATAGGCCTGCCGCGACTGTTTTTTGCCATGCTGATCTTTTCGTTTACTGTGTATATGGTGCCAGGTATGTGGGGCGCTCCTTTGAAAGGGATAAGTGCCTGGCTTCCGCCACAACCTACGCAGGATTTTGACCTGAATAAACTTACATACGGAGACTTTAGCGAGGAAAGCAAGAAAAATGGAGAATCCTCCGGAAAAAAATATGCAGACCTTTTTCATGCGCCACATGGTTTGAATGCGTTTTATGACTATGAAGAGGGACTTGCTTATGCAAAAAAGGTGAATAAACCGGCCTTGATTGACTTTACAGGTTGGAGCTGCGTAAATTGCCGAAAAATGGAGGCTTCCGTTTGGCCTGATCCTTCTGTATTGAATCAGCTGAAATCGGATTATGTGTTAATTTCTCTCTACGTCGACGATAAAACCGAACTGGAAGAATCGGAGAAATATACCTCTGAATTTAGCGGAAAGAATATCTCCCGTATTGGTCAAAAATGGAGCGATATGCAGGCTTCGGTCTATGGGACGAACTCCCAACCCTATTACGTAATCGTGGACCACGACGGTCAAAAGCTCGTTCCACCTACGGCATTTGATCTGAATATTGGAAACTATGCTGAATTCCTGAGAAAAGGAACAGAAGCCTTTGAAGTATATAAAAATAAAAATTAG
- a CDS encoding TlpA disulfide reductase family protein has translation MKLGLILTKMFTLIFLASCGAVDDTKFTLKGQVENADSVHNVVLFEGDKQIETATLDKNKEFNLEGSAPHAGLYTLLVGEQSYMLVLENGEAVEFEVDLKNPNDYKVSGSETSAKLKELGAVRETFQKQQAALGEEFEKRIENGEEAAVVQTDLMAKSERFIADLSEQVVQFSLENKDNLAGFFGMLMLYSVDPVGQEQVLVSYAEEAKGKFPNNEVVQSFANHMAEIKPLSIGQMAPDFASLTPEGKEAKLSDLRGQYVLLDFWAAWCGPCRQENPNIVEQYHRFKDKGFTVLGVSLDRDRGAWLKAIEDDKLEWTQISDLKMWDSEAGRLYNITAIPASFMIDPDGKIIGKNLRGPALKQFLEKNL, from the coding sequence ATGAAATTAGGATTAATATTAACCAAGATGTTTACATTGATTTTTTTAGCATCATGCGGTGCGGTTGACGACACGAAATTTACATTGAAAGGGCAAGTAGAAAATGCAGATAGTGTCCATAATGTTGTACTGTTCGAAGGAGACAAACAAATTGAAACCGCAACGTTGGATAAAAATAAAGAATTTAACCTTGAAGGCAGTGCACCACACGCTGGTCTGTATACTTTGCTGGTCGGCGAACAATCCTATATGTTGGTCCTGGAAAACGGAGAAGCTGTAGAGTTTGAGGTTGATTTGAAGAACCCAAACGATTATAAGGTGAGCGGTTCAGAGACTTCCGCCAAACTGAAAGAGCTTGGCGCTGTTCGCGAAACCTTTCAAAAGCAGCAGGCTGCTTTGGGGGAGGAGTTTGAGAAGCGAATAGAAAATGGTGAGGAGGCAGCTGTTGTCCAGACTGATCTGATGGCAAAAAGCGAGCGCTTTATTGCTGATCTTTCAGAACAGGTTGTTCAATTCTCATTAGAAAACAAAGATAATCTGGCAGGCTTCTTCGGGATGCTGATGCTCTATTCGGTTGATCCGGTGGGACAGGAACAGGTTTTAGTTAGCTATGCTGAAGAAGCTAAAGGTAAATTTCCAAACAACGAAGTTGTACAATCTTTTGCTAACCATATGGCAGAGATCAAACCGCTAAGCATCGGGCAGATGGCACCTGACTTTGCTTCGCTGACACCGGAGGGGAAAGAAGCGAAATTATCTGATCTGAGAGGGCAGTATGTATTGTTGGATTTTTGGGCGGCCTGGTGCGGACCGTGCAGGCAGGAGAATCCGAATATTGTAGAGCAGTACCATCGTTTCAAGGATAAGGGCTTTACTGTGCTGGGTGTTTCTTTAGATCGTGATCGCGGTGCCTGGCTCAAAGCTATTGAAGACGATAAACTGGAATGGACACAAATTTCAGATCTGAAGATGTGGGATAGTGAAGCCGGCCGCCTTTACAATATTACGGCGATTCCAGCGTCTTTTATGATTGATCCGGACGGTAAGATAATCGGGAAAAATCTACGGGGACCAGCCCTTAAGCAATTTTTAGAAAAAAATCTCTAA
- a CDS encoding DsrE family protein, producing MKSIIVITTFLIAIGILLIPYSGFSQIENQRGIAEFTPATAKLDNYKALYIINSSDERRVKGALKNIGNALNDPRLKGKLQIELVVFGDGVEIFKRGSLYEETLSDLKSKGVALVQCENTLKERKIDKSELYPFISYVPTGNGEIILRHYEGWAIIHP from the coding sequence ATGAAATCAATAATAGTAATAACGACATTTCTAATAGCAATCGGCATCCTGTTGATTCCTTATTCCGGGTTTTCGCAAATTGAAAATCAGAGAGGGATAGCAGAATTCACCCCGGCGACCGCTAAGTTAGACAATTATAAGGCTCTGTATATTATTAATTCATCCGATGAACGTCGAGTAAAAGGGGCGCTAAAAAATATTGGAAATGCATTGAACGATCCGCGTCTTAAAGGAAAACTCCAAATTGAGCTTGTTGTGTTCGGTGATGGAGTAGAAATTTTCAAACGGGGTAGCTTGTACGAGGAAACATTAAGCGATCTAAAAAGCAAGGGTGTTGCGCTGGTGCAGTGTGAAAACACGTTGAAAGAGCGGAAAATAGACAAATCAGAACTTTATCCTTTTATCTCATATGTGCCAACAGGTAATGGCGAGATCATTCTTCGTCATTATGAAGGCTGGGCAATTATCCATCCATAA